A window from Candidatus Manganitrophaceae bacterium encodes these proteins:
- the tsaD gene encoding tRNA (adenosine(37)-N6)-threonylcarbamoyltransferase complex transferase subunit TsaD has product MFTLIILGIETSCDETAVSVLEEGHIIRANLISSQIDLHKKYGGVVPELASRRHIEVVDPLIQEALIQSGCTLREIDAIAVTVGPGLIGALMVGVSIAKSLSYALGIPLLPIHHLEGHISAAFIEHRDVVFPSVALIVSGGHTNLYYMAQKGDYRLLGHTVDDAAGEALDKGARLLGYGYPGGPIIDRLARKGNPERFHFPVPYRSTKHFNFSFSGIKTALSQRFSGMIRESEGDLSLIQDIAAGYQESVVGSLVEKTISAVEKKKARSIILGGGVAANSLLRRRISEEAARMGVAAYIPSPLYCTDNGVMIAKAGVSHYERKNFASMDLSPMTNFEFSL; this is encoded by the coding sequence ATCTTTACCTTGATTATTCTGGGAATTGAGACCTCGTGTGATGAAACAGCTGTTTCCGTTTTAGAAGAGGGGCATATTATTCGTGCCAACCTAATCTCTTCTCAGATCGACCTGCACAAGAAATATGGCGGAGTGGTCCCTGAACTTGCGAGTCGGAGACACATCGAGGTGGTCGATCCCCTGATTCAGGAAGCCCTCATTCAGTCAGGCTGTACACTCCGCGAAATTGATGCCATTGCCGTTACAGTCGGGCCCGGGTTAATCGGGGCCTTGATGGTCGGAGTTTCAATCGCGAAATCGCTTTCTTACGCCCTCGGCATTCCTCTTCTTCCAATCCACCACTTGGAAGGACATATTTCTGCGGCCTTCATAGAGCACCGTGATGTGGTCTTCCCTTCCGTGGCCCTGATCGTGTCAGGCGGGCACACAAACCTTTATTACATGGCACAAAAAGGAGACTATCGCCTCCTGGGTCATACGGTAGACGACGCAGCGGGGGAGGCCCTGGACAAAGGAGCAAGATTACTGGGATATGGATATCCTGGCGGACCGATTATTGATCGTCTCGCCAGAAAGGGAAATCCGGAGCGCTTCCATTTTCCAGTGCCCTACCGTTCCACAAAACATTTCAATTTTAGCTTCAGTGGAATTAAAACAGCCTTGAGCCAACGGTTTTCCGGGATGATCCGGGAGTCCGAAGGAGATCTATCGCTGATTCAGGACATCGCAGCCGGATACCAGGAATCCGTGGTCGGAAGTCTGGTGGAGAAAACAATCTCCGCAGTTGAAAAGAAGAAGGCTAGAAGCATTATTCTGGGAGGCGGTGTTGCCGCGAACAGCCTCTTAAGGCGACGAATCAGTGAAGAAGCGGCTCGCATGGGGGTCGCGGCCTACATCCCTTCCCCTTTATACTGTACCGACAATGGCGTCATGATCGCCAAGGCGGGGGTCTCACACTATGAGAGAAAAAATTTTGCTTCAATGGACTTAAGCCCTATGACAAATTTTGAATTCTCTCTCTGA
- a CDS encoding PstS family phosphate ABC transporter substrate-binding protein: MKHILKHLLVAFILFILLPNQGWAKRALVKIDGSSTVFPITEAVAEDFQVQNRKIRVTIGVSGTGGGFKKFCSGEVDIANASRPIKPSEVKLCAGNKVEYIELPVAYDGIAIVVNPKNPWVDFLTVNELKKIWEPKAKHKVTRWNHVRPHWPEKEIHLYGPGIDSGTFDYFTEAIVGESGASRGDFTASEDDNVLVQGISTDLNALGFFGVAYYEYNKERLKLVPIDDGKDENGKGPILPTYNNILEGNYQPLARPIFIYVRSKSADRPEIQKFIEFYMTQGADLSKEVGYIALPNRAYELAHKRFKERMTGSIFGGKGAQIGVKVEDLLEKEGK; the protein is encoded by the coding sequence ATGAAACATATTTTGAAACATCTTCTCGTGGCGTTTATCCTTTTCATCTTGCTGCCCAACCAGGGGTGGGCGAAGCGCGCCCTGGTCAAGATCGACGGGTCCAGCACGGTCTTTCCCATCACGGAGGCAGTGGCGGAAGATTTTCAGGTGCAAAACCGAAAAATCAGAGTCACCATCGGGGTCTCCGGAACCGGCGGAGGATTTAAAAAATTCTGTAGTGGTGAGGTGGACATTGCAAACGCCTCCCGACCGATCAAGCCATCAGAAGTCAAACTCTGCGCCGGGAACAAGGTTGAATATATTGAACTCCCGGTTGCCTATGACGGGATTGCCATCGTGGTCAACCCCAAAAATCCCTGGGTTGATTTCCTCACGGTCAATGAATTGAAAAAGATATGGGAACCGAAGGCGAAACACAAGGTTACCCGCTGGAATCATGTCCGACCGCATTGGCCGGAAAAAGAGATCCATCTCTACGGTCCCGGGATCGACTCCGGAACCTTTGACTATTTTACAGAGGCGATCGTCGGGGAAAGCGGAGCCAGCCGCGGGGACTTTACGGCAAGTGAAGATGACAACGTCCTCGTCCAGGGAATCTCAACCGACCTGAACGCCCTCGGATTTTTCGGGGTCGCTTATTACGAATACAACAAGGAGCGATTGAAACTAGTCCCGATCGATGACGGGAAAGATGAAAATGGGAAGGGGCCTATCCTGCCCACGTACAACAATATCTTGGAGGGGAACTATCAACCTCTTGCCAGACCCATCTTCATCTACGTCCGCAGTAAATCTGCCGACAGACCGGAGATACAAAAATTCATAGAATTCTATATGACCCAGGGGGCTGATCTTTCAAAAGAGGTGGGCTACATCGCCCTTCCCAATCGGGCCTACGAGCTAGCACACAAACGTTTTAAAGAGCGCATGACCGGCTCCATTTTTGGCGGAAAAGGGGCCCAGATCGGGGTCAAGGTCGAGGACCTCCTGGAAAAGGAAGGGAAGTAG
- the pstC gene encoding phosphate ABC transporter permease subunit PstC, which translates to MLFLAALLSIFITIGIVFVLTIETYEFFKVVSLTDFLTDTEWTPLFSEQHFGILPLITGTFLITLIAMCVSMPIGLISAIYLSEYASGRVRATIKPFLEILSAVPTVVYGYFALLFVTPLLQKLIPDLSGFNALSPGIVMGIMIVPIISSLSEDAMHAVPMRLREGGYALGSTRLQVALSIVLPAALSGVLSSFILGLSRAVGETMIVAIAAGLQPRLTMNPLVPIETVTAYIVQVSMGDTPTGTIAYMTIFSAGMTLFIMTFVLNVISYLLKKKFREVYD; encoded by the coding sequence ATGCTTTTTCTTGCCGCTCTTCTTTCAATATTTATTACGATCGGTATTGTTTTCGTCCTGACGATAGAGACCTATGAGTTTTTTAAGGTCGTCTCCTTAACGGACTTCCTGACCGACACAGAATGGACCCCGCTCTTTTCCGAACAACATTTCGGTATCCTTCCGCTCATTACAGGAACATTCTTAATCACCCTGATTGCCATGTGCGTTTCGATGCCGATAGGCTTGATCAGCGCGATCTACCTGAGTGAATATGCCTCGGGGCGGGTACGGGCAACGATCAAGCCCTTTCTGGAAATCCTTTCCGCCGTTCCTACGGTGGTCTATGGTTACTTCGCGCTGCTTTTTGTGACGCCCCTTCTCCAGAAGCTAATCCCCGATCTTTCCGGTTTCAATGCCCTCAGCCCCGGTATCGTCATGGGAATCATGATCGTCCCGATTATCTCCTCACTTAGTGAGGATGCCATGCATGCCGTTCCGATGAGACTGCGGGAAGGGGGCTACGCACTTGGCTCGACCCGGCTTCAAGTTGCACTGAGTATTGTATTGCCCGCCGCGCTTTCCGGCGTGCTGTCTTCATTTATTCTGGGGCTTTCGCGAGCGGTCGGGGAAACGATGATCGTCGCCATCGCGGCCGGGCTTCAACCGAGATTGACGATGAATCCTCTTGTCCCGATTGAAACCGTGACGGCCTATATCGTCCAGGTCAGCATGGGAGACACACCAACGGGAACCATTGCGTATATGACAATATTTTCTGCCGGGATGACCCTTTTTATAATGACCTTTGTCCTGAACGTTATCAGCTATTTGCTCAAGAAAAAGTTCAGGGAGGTTTACGATTAA
- the pstA gene encoding phosphate ABC transporter permease PstA yields MIALRRRYRIYEKIFSATGLIITLLAVAVLLTLIVDVFMDGASRLDWNFLTSYPSRRPGKAGILSAWVGTVWVMVLTGIIAFPIGVAAATYLEEYAKKNWLSDLIEINIANLAGVPSIIYGLLGLVIFVRWMDLERSVLAGAMTLAMLVLPIIILSAREALRTIPFTVREASYALGASKWQTIRNQVLPAAMPGILTGTILAMSRAIGETAPLIIIGALTYVAFLPTSPISLEAPYFSLEGLSDPFSVLPIQIFNWVSRPQKGFSVNAAAAILVLLFITFAMNGIAVYLRYRFQKKLRW; encoded by the coding sequence ATGATTGCGCTTAGACGTCGTTATCGTATTTATGAAAAAATATTTTCCGCCACGGGACTCATCATCACCCTCCTCGCCGTTGCCGTTCTGCTGACCTTGATCGTTGACGTTTTTATGGATGGCGCTTCAAGGCTCGACTGGAATTTCCTGACAAGCTATCCCTCGCGCAGGCCGGGAAAGGCCGGGATTCTCTCTGCCTGGGTCGGAACAGTATGGGTAATGGTTTTGACGGGGATCATTGCCTTTCCGATTGGGGTTGCGGCGGCCACCTATCTTGAAGAATATGCAAAAAAAAACTGGTTGAGCGACCTGATCGAAATTAACATTGCCAACCTGGCCGGGGTCCCCTCCATTATTTACGGCCTGCTCGGCCTGGTCATTTTTGTCCGCTGGATGGACCTGGAGCGGAGCGTCCTTGCAGGGGCCATGACCCTGGCCATGCTCGTCCTCCCCATCATTATCCTCTCCGCCAGGGAGGCCCTACGGACGATTCCCTTTACCGTTAGAGAGGCCTCTTATGCGCTGGGCGCGAGTAAATGGCAGACCATCCGGAACCAGGTCCTTCCAGCCGCCATGCCGGGCATCCTCACCGGAACCATCCTGGCCATGTCCAGGGCCATTGGAGAGACCGCGCCGCTGATTATTATCGGCGCCCTGACCTATGTCGCCTTTCTTCCGACAAGCCCCATTTCGCTGGAGGCTCCTTACTTCAGTTTAGAAGGACTCTCCGATCCCTTCTCCGTTCTTCCGATTCAGATCTTCAATTGGGTCTCTCGCCCTCAAAAAGGCTTTTCAGTGAATGCCGCGGCTGCGATTCTGGTCCTGCTCTTCATCACCTTCGCCATGAATGGGATCGCCGTTTACTTAAGATATCGCTTTCAGAAGAAACTAAGGTGGTAA
- a CDS encoding phosphate ABC transporter ATP-binding protein, giving the protein MDQSFEVKKLNVFYGDKHAVRDVSITVPEKGVTAVIGPSGCGKSTFLRCLNRMNDLLPNFRMEGQIIYDGRDIYSKEIDVIDIRRRIGMVFQKPNPFPKSIYENIAYGLRIQGIKSKEITDNIVESSLRKAAIWDEVKDRLTHSALSLSGGQQQRICIARALAVEPKVLLLDEPTSAIDPIGTGRIEELLRELKKSYTIIIVTHNMQQAARVSEMTAYFLTGELIEFDQTTTIFTNPRDQRTEDYITGRFG; this is encoded by the coding sequence ATGGATCAATCCTTTGAAGTTAAAAAACTGAATGTCTTTTACGGGGATAAACACGCGGTAAGAGATGTCTCGATCACCGTACCGGAAAAAGGGGTCACCGCTGTGATCGGGCCATCCGGCTGTGGAAAGAGTACCTTCCTGCGGTGCTTGAACCGGATGAATGACCTATTGCCGAATTTCCGGATGGAGGGACAGATTATTTATGATGGACGGGATATCTATTCCAAAGAGATCGATGTCATCGATATCAGAAGGCGCATCGGCATGGTCTTTCAAAAACCGAATCCTTTCCCAAAAAGTATTTACGAAAATATTGCCTACGGCCTGAGGATACAAGGCATCAAGAGCAAAGAAATCACAGACAATATTGTCGAGTCGAGTTTAAGAAAGGCGGCCATCTGGGACGAAGTGAAAGATCGGCTTACTCATTCCGCCCTCTCTTTGTCTGGTGGGCAACAACAGCGTATCTGCATCGCCAGGGCATTGGCGGTCGAACCGAAAGTGCTGCTCCTTGATGAACCCACCTCGGCCATTGACCCGATCGGAACCGGACGGATTGAAGAGCTCTTGCGTGAATTAAAAAAAAGTTATACCATCATCATTGTGACCCATAATATGCAGCAGGCCGCACGGGTCTCAGAAATGACGGCCTATTTCCTGACGGGAGAACTCATCGAATTTGATCAGACCACGACGATCTTTACGAATCCGAGAGATCAAAGGACGGAGGACTATATCACCGGACGTTTCGGTTAG
- the phoU gene encoding phosphate signaling complex protein PhoU, protein MTRHLEEELTLLKEKILRMGALVESQITDSIKALIGPDLKLAEQTIQNDHLVNAMDVEIDEECIRILALYQPAARDLRFVTTAMKITTDLERMSDLSEDICERAIELAQEPPLKPYFDIPRMAKKARKMVHGALDAFVNMDSALARNVCGQDEVIDNLTDQIFRELLSYMVEDPKTITRAIRISFIAKYIERIGDHATNVAEMVVYLVEGKIIRHTKIEPTEV, encoded by the coding sequence ATGACCCGCCATCTCGAAGAAGAACTGACCCTGCTTAAAGAAAAAATTTTGAGGATGGGGGCTCTAGTTGAATCACAGATTACGGATTCTATCAAGGCGCTTATTGGACCGGATCTCAAGCTCGCCGAACAGACCATTCAGAATGACCACCTGGTCAATGCCATGGATGTCGAAATCGACGAAGAATGTATTCGGATCCTGGCCCTCTATCAACCGGCCGCGCGGGATCTTCGATTCGTCACGACGGCCATGAAGATCACCACGGATCTGGAGCGAATGAGCGACCTCTCCGAAGATATCTGTGAGCGGGCCATTGAACTTGCCCAGGAGCCCCCGCTGAAACCCTATTTCGACATTCCCAGAATGGCGAAAAAGGCCCGAAAAATGGTCCATGGTGCACTGGACGCCTTTGTCAACATGGATTCCGCGCTCGCCCGCAATGTTTGCGGCCAGGACGAGGTGATTGATAATCTCACTGATCAGATCTTCCGTGAACTCCTTTCTTACATGGTTGAAGACCCGAAGACAATCACCCGTGCCATTCGAATCAGCTTTATCGCCAAATATATCGAGCGAATCGGCGACCATGCCACCAATGTTGCCGAGATGGTCGTTTATCTGGTCGAGGGAAAGATCATCCGACATACAAAGATAGAACCCACAGAAGTCTAG